In Nothobranchius furzeri strain GRZ-AD chromosome 19, NfurGRZ-RIMD1, whole genome shotgun sequence, the following are encoded in one genomic region:
- the lrrc71 gene encoding leucine-rich repeat-containing protein 71 isoform X1, which yields MFKGAASTDSALTFDEYQCTGNVETDFPELCALLGVKNIPEVCTKSSTITRSEGVDAEDKQDSPHWSVAQINVELENKNPLSAKKITISGWKVNERIFRVLQKMLPSLSQIASLQLWHAGLTDQMVASLANTLPLCSSLRVVSLEGNVLQDQSFHLLFTESCVLTQLHLRCNRIGDEGARLIGSALSTPTSANKNLVYLNLAFNWIGDAGAAHIAQGLRLNRTLLLLSLANNMIGDLGAAHLAAILVDFPLTHEEIVERRKLTLQRIRARPQSDSVQSPVKVVSEMDHKDTSRKQKQKESSRKNEKTTGKKETANTKIADIEAEVGNPGKQLAKEDPSRSLNEAESEETEHLLLDKSVYSKDGQLFLPGHKLLTSLNLSGNRITEKSLPLFLNMLEMQEEKGRSLLRLRLQRNLFPEEHPTYLKIEEILALRSPQI from the exons ATGTTTAAAG GAGCAGCGTCAACGGACTCTGCACTGACTTTTG ATGAATATCAGTGCACAGGAAACGTGGAGACTGACTTCCCTGAGCTCTGTGCTCTTCTGGGTGTGAAAAATATCCCAGAGGTCTGCACCAAATCTTCCACCATCACCAGATCTGAAGGAGTAGATGCTG AAGACAAACAGGATTCACCCCACTGGTCAGTGGCGCAGATAAATGTTGAGCTGGAAAATAAAAATCCTCTTAGTGCCAAAAAGATCACGATTTCTG GATGGAAAGTGAACGAGCGGATCTTCAGAGTGTTGCAGAAGATGCTTCCTTCCTTGAGCCAGATAGCGAGCCTTCA GCTTTGGCATGCAGGACTGACAGATCAGATGGTAGCCTCCCTCGCAAACACACTCCCACTGTGCTCCAGTCTCAG AGTCGTGTCTCTGGAGGGAAATGTTCTTCAAGACCAGAGTTTTCACCTTCTTTTCACTGAAAGCTGTGT CCTCACCCAACTGCACTTGCGATGCAATCGGATCGGAGATGAAGGTGCTCGTCTGATTGGTTCGGCTCTCTCCACCCCCACATCTGCTAACAAGAACCTCGTGTACCTCAATTTGGCATTCAACTGGATCGGAGATGCGGGTGCTGCGCATATTGCTCAA GGCCTGCGGCTGAATCGAACGCTGCTTCTTCTCTCACTTGCCAACAATATGATCGGAGACTTGGGAGCTGCTCATCTGGCTGCA ATACTTGTGGATTTTCCCCTAACTCACGAGGAGATTGTGGAGAGGAGGAAGCTAACTCTGCAAAGAATACGTGCT CGTCCTCAGTCCGATTCTGTGCAATCGCCTGTGAAAGTTGTCAGTGAAATGGATCACAAAGACACATCCAGAAAACAG AAACAGAAGGAATCTTCCAGAAAAAATGAGAAAACAACTGGGAAAAAAGAAACTGCCAACACAAAAA TTGCTGACATTGAGGCAGAGGTTGGAAATCCAGGAAAACAACTTGCCAAAGAG GATCCTTCAAGATCTCTGAATGAG GCAGAATCAGAGGAAACAGAGCACCTCCTGCTGGACAAGTCTGTGTACAGCAAGGACGGGCAGCTTTTCCTCCCTGGACACAAGTTGCTAACTTCCCTCAACCTGTCAG gaaacaGAATAACAGAGAAGTCACTTCCTCTGTTTCTGAATATGCTGGAGATGCAGGAGGAAAAGGGAAGAAGCCTGTTACGCCTGCGTTTACAG AGAAACCTCTTCCCTGAAGAACACCCAACATACCTGAAGATAGAGGAGATACTGGCCCTCAGAAGCCCTCAGATCTGA
- the lrrc71 gene encoding leucine-rich repeat-containing protein 71 isoform X2: MFKGAASTDSALTFDEYQCTGNVETDFPELCALLGVKNIPEVCTKSSTITRSEGVDAEDKQDSPHWSVAQINVELENKNPLSAKKITISGWKVNERIFRVLQKMLPSLSQIASLQLWHAGLTDQMVASLANTLPLCSSLRVVSLEGNVLQDQSFHLLFTESCVLTQLHLRCNRIGDEGARLIGSALSTPTSANKNLVYLNLAFNWIGDAGAAHIAQGLRLNRTLLLLSLANNMIGDLGAAHLAAILVDFPLTHEEIVERRKLTLQRIRARPQSDSVQSPVKVVSEMDHKDTSRKQKESSRKNEKTTGKKETANTKIADIEAEVGNPGKQLAKEDPSRSLNEAESEETEHLLLDKSVYSKDGQLFLPGHKLLTSLNLSGNRITEKSLPLFLNMLEMQEEKGRSLLRLRLQRNLFPEEHPTYLKIEEILALRSPQI, from the exons ATGTTTAAAG GAGCAGCGTCAACGGACTCTGCACTGACTTTTG ATGAATATCAGTGCACAGGAAACGTGGAGACTGACTTCCCTGAGCTCTGTGCTCTTCTGGGTGTGAAAAATATCCCAGAGGTCTGCACCAAATCTTCCACCATCACCAGATCTGAAGGAGTAGATGCTG AAGACAAACAGGATTCACCCCACTGGTCAGTGGCGCAGATAAATGTTGAGCTGGAAAATAAAAATCCTCTTAGTGCCAAAAAGATCACGATTTCTG GATGGAAAGTGAACGAGCGGATCTTCAGAGTGTTGCAGAAGATGCTTCCTTCCTTGAGCCAGATAGCGAGCCTTCA GCTTTGGCATGCAGGACTGACAGATCAGATGGTAGCCTCCCTCGCAAACACACTCCCACTGTGCTCCAGTCTCAG AGTCGTGTCTCTGGAGGGAAATGTTCTTCAAGACCAGAGTTTTCACCTTCTTTTCACTGAAAGCTGTGT CCTCACCCAACTGCACTTGCGATGCAATCGGATCGGAGATGAAGGTGCTCGTCTGATTGGTTCGGCTCTCTCCACCCCCACATCTGCTAACAAGAACCTCGTGTACCTCAATTTGGCATTCAACTGGATCGGAGATGCGGGTGCTGCGCATATTGCTCAA GGCCTGCGGCTGAATCGAACGCTGCTTCTTCTCTCACTTGCCAACAATATGATCGGAGACTTGGGAGCTGCTCATCTGGCTGCA ATACTTGTGGATTTTCCCCTAACTCACGAGGAGATTGTGGAGAGGAGGAAGCTAACTCTGCAAAGAATACGTGCT CGTCCTCAGTCCGATTCTGTGCAATCGCCTGTGAAAGTTGTCAGTGAAATGGATCACAAAGACACATCCAGAAAACAG AAGGAATCTTCCAGAAAAAATGAGAAAACAACTGGGAAAAAAGAAACTGCCAACACAAAAA TTGCTGACATTGAGGCAGAGGTTGGAAATCCAGGAAAACAACTTGCCAAAGAG GATCCTTCAAGATCTCTGAATGAG GCAGAATCAGAGGAAACAGAGCACCTCCTGCTGGACAAGTCTGTGTACAGCAAGGACGGGCAGCTTTTCCTCCCTGGACACAAGTTGCTAACTTCCCTCAACCTGTCAG gaaacaGAATAACAGAGAAGTCACTTCCTCTGTTTCTGAATATGCTGGAGATGCAGGAGGAAAAGGGAAGAAGCCTGTTACGCCTGCGTTTACAG AGAAACCTCTTCCCTGAAGAACACCCAACATACCTGAAGATAGAGGAGATACTGGCCCTCAGAAGCCCTCAGATCTGA
- the LOC107394559 gene encoding histone-lysine N-methyltransferase SETDB1-A → MRMMELQKPGSRTENNRNATSDEENGEDVTMEEDEVEMSYKELQMWIRDQVEKSCLASFGGREYYYSQLQSLLKRKITQTEKLVSLCKSVSAFEQSVKELYSMLGLEYIGYDFNSGCSDAPISKDALPDWFSSKATSDHDAKGSIIVTMKEVKVVLTKLSAAEIKADLHPEPPQIDGNECESLSSAESEMCWEPEPDSSGSDISDFTKSAKRRKMDLSRTLVKSRQTSRGTRRQAVISETETSSSDGTSRGAENETMETALEATAATNAKCNVSEASKSKTPQANKTKTAEFNKVNTTIQADKKLGDESRKSETSQADKTRDESRKLKVQQANKTKIESTKSKKSQADKTTDESRKPETSQADKTKIESTKSKTSQADKTKIESTKSKTSQADKTTDESRKSKTQQANKITSQDKANSESHAVKPSTSSANINGGDSVSQKSSTTTSNPPNVPLEKITVNMKVVARRKALSWHAGKVTEIITKEDGRVKYKVAFEEKGRALVSGHHIALAHQPKVSYLSTGARVVIETEDGEFMPGIVAEVPGRKNHMRFMVFTDDHTPVYIALPKIRLVCQPLADPLDDIPDNNHREFMRDYLRQWPFPAQTHYRVGQKMRALYNGTQEKVEVLQVDCSLIEVIFEVDQHKEWLYRGSIRLEQMLEMYEEMGAKKSDEKKNNGTVKK, encoded by the exons ATGAGAATGATGGAGCTTCAGAAGCCTGGATCAAGGACAGAAAACAATAGGAATGCTACATCGGATGAGGAAAATGGTGAAGATG TGACTATGGAGGAAGAtgaggtggagatgagctacaaggAGCTCCAAATGTGGATCAGAGACCAGGTGGAGAAGTCCTGTTTGGCGTCTTTTGGGGGGAGAGAGTACTACTATAGTCAGCTACAGTCTCTGTTGAAAAGGAAGATAACACAAACAGAAAAACTTGTATCCCTCTGCAA ATCTGTGTCAGCGTTTGAACAATCTGTAAAGGAACTGTACTCCATGCTGGGATTGGAGTACATCGGATACGACTTTAATTCTGGCTGTAGTGATGCTCCAATTTCCA aGGATGCACTGCCAGATTGGTTCAGTTCTAAAGCCACAAGCGACCATGATGCTAAGGGATCTATTATTGTTACAATGAAAGAAGTCAAGGTGGTTTTGACTAAGCTCAGTGCAGCTGAGATCAAAGCTGACCTCCATCCAGAACCGCCTCAGATTGACGGCAATGAATGTGAATCTTTAAGCAGTGCTGAGTCTGAAATGTGTTGGGAACCAGAACCTGACTCAAGTGGCTCGGACATTTCAGATTTTACTAAATCAGCTAAAAGAAGGAAGATGGATCTAAGCAGGACATTGGTGAAATCTCGCCAAACTTCTCGAGGAACTAGAAGACAAGCTGTTATAAGTGAAACAGAAACGTCAAGTTCAGATGGGACAAGCCGCGGCGCTGAAAACGAGACAATGGAAACAGCATTGGAAGCAACTGCAGCTACTAATGCTAAATGCAACGTTTCAGAAGCCAGCAAATCAAAAACGCCGCAAGCTAACAAAACGAAAACAGCAGAGTTCAACAAAGTGAATACAACAATACAAGCTGACAAAAAATTAGGAGATGAGTCTAGGAAATCTGAAACATCACAAGCTGACAAGACAAGAGATGAGTCTAGGAAATTGAAGGTGCAACAAGCTAACAAGACAAAGATCGAGTCCACCAAATCAAAAAAATCTCAAGCTGACAAGACAACAGATGAGTCTAGGAAACCAGAAACATCACAAGCTGACAAGACAAAGATCGAGTCCACCAAATCAAAAACATCACAAGCTGACAAGACAAAGATCGAGTCCACCAAATCAAAAACATCACAAGCTGACAAGACAACAGATGAGTCTAGGAAATCGAAAACGCAACAAGCTAACAAAATAACCTCCCAAGATAAAGCCAATTCAGAAAGCCATGCAGTAAAACCTTCCACATCGTCTGCAAACATTAATG GGGGGGATTCTGTGAGCCAGAAATCTTCTACGACTACCAGCAATCCTCCAAACGTTCCTCTAGAAAAGATCACTGTAAACATGAAAGTCGTGGCGAGAAGGAAGGCATTGAGTTGGCATGCAGGAAAAGTTACCGAAATAATTACAAAAG AAGACGGCCGCGTGAAATACAAAGTTGCTTTTGAAGAGAAGGGGAGGGCCCTCGTCTCTGGCCACCATATTGCCTTGGCCCACCAGCCAAAAGTGAGTTATCTGTCCACTGGTGCTCGAGTGGTGATCGAGACTGAAGACGGTGAGTTCATGCCTGGTATTGTAGCAGAGGTCCCCGGCAGGAAGAACCACATGAG ATTCATGGTGTTTACTGATGATCACACACCTGTCTACATTGCCCTACCTAAAATTCGTCTGGTGTGCCAACCTT TGGCGGACCCTTTGGATGACATTCCCGATAACAACCACAGGGAGTTCATGCGGGACTACCTGCGTCAGTGGCCCTTCCCAGCTCAGACCCATTACAGAGTTGGACAGAAGATGAGGGCACTATATAATGGTACTCAAGAGAAGGTTGAAGTTTTGCAAGTTGACTGCAGCTTGATTGAAGTCATTTTTGAG GTGGATCAACATAAGGAGTGGCTCTACCGAGGCTCAATACGCTTGGAACAGATGCTCGAAATGTATGAGGAAATGGGGGCGAAAAAGAGTGATGAGAAAAAG AACAATGGGACGGTGAAGAAATGA